Genomic window (Myxococcaceae bacterium JPH2):
GCTTGAGCACGGAATAATCAAAGCAGGTATCGAAGATGGGCGAGTTCGTCCAGATGCTCTTGTCCAGGTCGCGGCCGTGCAGACGCTTGATAGACGCCGCGATGAGATGGGCAACTACTCGGTAGTTATCGTTGATGAGGCGCACCATACGAATGCCGAGTCATGGGCCAGAGTAATCGAAGCTACGCGTTATGATGCCCTTCTTGGTCTGACGGCGACGCCATATCGCGCTGATGGGAAGGCTTTGGGGGATTATTTCGACAAGCTTGTGCTCGTTTCCTCGCTTCGGGACCTCATTGGCACTGGCCACCTCGTCGAGCCGCGTGTCTATGGTCGCGAGCCGCCAGACCTTCGTAAAGTAGAGAGGCGAGGTAACGACTATAAGCTAGAGCAACTTGCGCAGGTGATGGACCGTCCCGCGCTTGTGGAAGACATCGTGAAGGAGTGGCGAAGGCTTGCTGCTGGGCGGACAACTGTTGTGTTTGCGACCTCCATTGTGCATAGCAAGCATATTGTTGAAGGTTTTGTGCGGGCGGGGGTTAGAGCTGGCCATGTTGACGGAGAGATGGCTGCGGAGGAACGAGTGGCCGTGTTGCAGCGACTTGCTGCAGGAGACCTCGATGTCGTCTCAAACTGTCAGGTGCTCACCGAGGGCTGGGACCTTCCCCGTTGCTCAGCCGTGGTGCTAGCTCGTCCCACGCAGTCACGTTCATTATGGAAGCAGATGTGTGGCCGAGCTCTCCGTCCTTGCCCCGAAGTGGACAAGAATGACTGTCTCATTATCGACCATGCTGGCTGTTGGAAACGGCATGGCTTTCTTACGGATGAGGAGGCGCTGTCTTTGGAGGGGCGCGAGCCGCGTGAGTCGAGTGCTCCAATGCGACGCTGTCCTTCCTGCCGTGCTCAATTCCCGGGCTGGCCGCGCTATTGCCCCGAGTGTGGAGCCGCGCTTCCCAGGGGTGGTTCGTGGCTAGCGGAGGAGCCTGTCCTTTGTGAGCCACCGCTTGTCGAGGTTGGCACCCAGAGAAGTGAGCGCGAATTATTCCATCGGCTTCTTCGCGAGGCTCGTGCGGC
Coding sequences:
- a CDS encoding DEAD/DEAH box helicase family protein, encoding MFKLRPYQSRALDAARSAFAEGKKRSLIVAPTGAGKTVIACALMESASKKGRRTLFLAHRAELIEQTSRKLNEIGLEHGIIKAGIEDGRVRPDALVQVAAVQTLDRRRDEMGNYSVVIVDEAHHTNAESWARVIEATRYDALLGLTATPYRADGKALGDYFDKLVLVSSLRDLIGTGHLVEPRVYGREPPDLRKVERRGNDYKLEQLAQVMDRPALVEDIVKEWRRLAAGRTTVVFATSIVHSKHIVEGFVRAGVRAGHVDGEMAAEERVAVLQRLAAGDLDVVSNCQVLTEGWDLPRCSAVVLARPTQSRSLWKQMCGRALRPCPEVDKNDCLIIDHAGCWKRHGFLTDEEALSLEGREPRESSAPMRRCPSCRAQFPGWPRYCPECGAALPRGGSWLAEEPVLCEPPLVEVGTQRSERELFHRLLREARAAGHAPTRATGEYWRLRGQWPSNSIYPTDEEDIQIYWQANKGKKRLFWRSPIAQAAPVPVGAAHQWATPDIDVALRTSRSQHSVVGEMSVRSKVDEFPSRSVVRGLAACPSCFVRAGSACVGARGDIRKSNHIERLRAAHEMAQSVGCPDCGAVATRGCVGPFGAMKTVHPGRLRVALGSGAEYPP